CCGACACCGTCCGCAATGGACAGCAGTCGGCCATCGCCGCCGACGTGGTCGCCTTCATGGACGCGCTCGGCATCGGCAAGGCCGTGCTCGGCGGCTTCGACTGGGGTGCGCGCACGGTGGCCATCATCGCCGCGTTGTGGCCGGAGCGGTGCAAGGCGCTCGTCTCGGTGAGCGGCTACATCATCACCAATCTCCAGGCGAATAAGCAGCCGCTGCCGCCCGCGGCCGAGCTGGGCTGGTGGTACCAGTACTACTTCGCCACCGAACGGGGCGTGCTCGGCTACCGCCGGAACACCCGGGAGTTCAACAAACTGATCTGGCAGAAGGCTTCTCCACAGTGGACGTTCGACGACGCCACCTACGACCGGAGCGCGGCGGCCTTCGACAACCCGGACCACGTCGACATCGTCATCCACAACTACCGCTGGCGCCTCGGACTGGCGCAGGGCGAAGCGCGGTACGACGCCTACGAGCAGAAACTCGCCACCTCGCCGTCGATCGCCGTGCCCACCATCACGATCGGCAGCGACTTCGACGGCGCGGCGGCGGACGGAAAGGCCTACCGCGGCAAGTTCACCGGCAAGTACGAACACCGGATCTTCGCCGGGATCGGGCACAACGTGCCGCAGGAGGCCCCCGAACCCTTCACCAAGGCCATCGTGGACGCAGATCGACTCTAGGCAACGGTGGCGTCGAGGGAAACTTCGACGTTGCCCCTGGTCGCCTTCGAGTACGGGCAGATCTGGTGCGCGCCGTGGACCAGTTCGTCGGCGGTGGCCTGGTCGATTCCCGAGGCCTCCAGGTGCAGAGCGGCGCTCAGCTTGAACTCGTTCGCCTCGGTGTCGTGGTGGAGGGTGACCTCCGCGACGACGGCGAGGTCACCGGGCCGCACCTGCTTCGCGGTCGCCACCCGGCGCACGGCTCCGACGAAGCAGGACGCCCAGCCCGCGGCGAACAACTGCTCCGGGTTCGTGCCGCCCCCGGCACCACCGAACGCCGCGGGCACGGCGAGGGTGACGTCGAGCGCGCCGTCGTCGGAGGTTGCGCGGCCGCCGTTGCGGCCCTCCGCGGTGGAGGTGGCGACGGCGGTGTAGGTGATTTCAGACATCGCGTTTTCCTTATCGCTGTGGTGATTGCGGGAAAACGCTAGGACCGGGTGAACCACCTCCGCGACCGTCGGACGACGTCACGTGCGTACGTCATCGGTCGCCGAGCCGGAGGGTTTTCCCGCGCCAGCGCGAGCGCAGCCACCGGTCGTGGCTGGCCACCACGATCGCGCCGGGACCACTGCCCAGCGCGTCCTCCAGTTCGTCGCACAGCGTGGGGGAGAGGTGGTTCGTCGGCTCGTCGAGCAGCAACAGCTGGGGCTGCTCGGCGACCAGCAGCGCCAGCGCGAGCCGCCGCCGCTGCCCGGCCGAAAGGTCGGCGACGGGCTTGCCGAGGTCCCGCCTTCCCAACAGGCCAAGGGAAAGCAGTGGAACGGCGGCGGCACGCTCCTGGCCGAGCACGGAGGCGTAGATCGCCCGCGCGCTGAGGTGGGGCCGGTCGAATTCGGTGTCCTGGCTCAGCAACCCGATCCGCAGCCCGTCCTGTCGACGGATCCCGGCCGCTTCGGCGTGACCGGCCAGCACACCCAGCAGTGTCGACTTACCGGCACCGTTGGCCCCGGTGACGAGCAGCCGTTCGGTGGCCGTCACGTCGAGCCGGTCGATGGTGAGCCGTCCGGGCAGGTGCACCTCGCGCAACGCCACCAGCACCTCGCCCGGCGCCTGCTCGGCCAGTGCGCCGGGTTGGAACCGCAGTGGCGGCGGAGGTGGCGGAACCCGCCGCCGATCCAGTTCTTCGAGCCTGCGGGTGGTGTTGCGCACCCGGCGCGAGATCTGGTTCTGCACCCGGCCCGCCGTGTGGCCGTAGCCCATCTTCTCGTTGTCCCGCTTGACGCTGTTGTGCGCGACCTGGTGCGTGGTCAGACCGAGCGCGTCGCGCAGCTCGGCGATTTCCTCCTGCTCCTCGGCGAAGCGGCGCTCCCAGCGCTGCCGTTCCGCGTGCTTCTCGGCCAGGTAGGCGCTGTAGTTGCCGCCGAACCGCGTCGGGCCGTCCACCGCCGGGTCGAGGTCGAGCAGGTCGGTGCACACCGCGTCGAGGAAAGCCCGGTCGTGGCTGGCCACGACCACCGTGCCCGGCAGACCGCGCAACTGCTCCTCCAGGTATGCCGCCGCCTCGTCGTCGAGGTGGTTCGTCGGCTCGTCGAGCACCAGCGCGGACGGGCGGCGCACCAGCAACGCGGCCAGCGCGAGCCGTCCGCGCTGCCCACCGGAAAGCGATGCGAGCGTGCGATGGTGCTCGACCGCGCCCAGCCCGAGCCCGGCCAGCACGATTTCGGCGCGCCGGTCGGCGTCCCAGACGTCGTGCCGCTGGGCGTACTCCAGCAGTTCCGCGTACTCGTCGAGCCGGTCGTCATCATCGAGCGCGGCACTCAGTTCGTCCAAACGGGACAGTGTCGCGCGGGCGTCGGCGAGTGCGTCATCGAGTACCTCGGCGACCGTCGCCCTGCCGTCGAAGGGCATTTCCTGGTGCAGGTAACCGAGATCCGGTGGGCGGACCACCGTACCGCGCTCCGGCTCGTCCACTCCGGACAGCAGGCGCAGCAGGGTGGACTTCCCGGCCCCGTTCTCGCCGATCAACCCGATCCGGTGCCCGGGAGCCGCGGTGAGCGAAACGCCGTCGAGCACGCGGCGCCCGCCGAAGCCGCGGACGAGTTCGCGGGCCACCAGAGGCGCGGCGCTCACGCTTCGGCCAGCCGTCCGCCTTCCAGCCGCAGCCTGCGTTGTATCCCGATGTTCGCCAGGAAGCGCTCGTCGTGGCTGACCACCACGAACGCGCCCTGGTAGGCGTTGAGCGCGCTTTCCAGCTGCCCGGCGCTGACCAGGTCGAGATTGTTGGTCGGCTCGTCGAGCAACAGCAACTGCGGCGCCGGTTCGGCGAACAGCACGCAGGCCAGCGTGGCGCGCAGCCGCTCGCCACCGGAGAGCACGCCCACCGGCAGCTGTGTGCGCTGGCCGCGGAACAGGAAGCGCGCCAGCAGGTTCATCCGGTCGGCGGGCAGCATGGCGGGCGCGGCGTCCGCGAGGTTCTCGGCCACCGTGCGGTCGGGGTCGAGCAGGTCGAGCCGCTGTGACAGGTAGGCGATCCGGCCGTCGGACCGGCGTACCCGCCCGCCGTCCGGTTCGAGTTCACCCTGCACGATCCGCAGCAGGGTGGACTTCCCACTGCCGTTCGCGCCGGTCAGCGCGATCCGCTCGGGACCCCGGATCGCCAGGTCGACCCCGTCACCGGCGAACAGCTCGCGCACGGTGAGCCCTTCACCGAGGAACAGCGTGCGCCCGGCGGGCACCGCGGTCCGCGGCAACTGCAGGGCGATCTTCTGGTCCTCGCGCAGGGAACGCTCGGCCTGGTCCAGTTTGGCCTTGGCCGCATCGAGCCGGGCGCCGTGCGTGCCGTCGGCCTTGGCAGCCGACTCCTGCGCGTTGCGCTTCATGGTCCCGGCGAAGATCTTCGGCAGCCCGGCGTTGCCGAGGTTGCGCGAGGCGTTGCTGGCCCGGCGCGCGGCCCGCTCGCGCGCCTGCTGCATCTCGCGCTTCTCGCGCTTGACCTCCTGCTCGGCGTTGCGGATGTTCTTCTCGGCGACCTCGCGCGCGGCCTGCACCGCCTGCTCGTATTCGGTGAAGTTGCCGCCGTAGAACCGGATTTCCCCGCGGTCGAGTTCGGCGATGCGGTCCATGCGGTCGAGCAGCTCGCGGTCGTGGCTGACCACCAGCAGGCAACCGTGCCAGTCCGCGAGCACTTCGTAGAGCTTGTGGCGTGCTTCGACATCGAGGTTGTTGGTGGGTTCGTCGAGCAACAGCACATCGGGCCGCTTGAGCAACTGGGCGGCCAGCCCGAGCGAGACGATCTGCCCACCGCTCAACGTGTCCAGTCGGCGGTCGAGCGCGAGTTCGCCGAGGCCGAGCCGGGCCAGCTGGGCGCGGGTGCGCTCCTCGACGTCCCAGTCGGTGCCGATGGTGGTGAAGTGCTCTTCGCCGGTGTCCCCGGATTCGATGGCCTCCAGCGCGCGCAGCACCGGGGCGATCCCCAGCACCTCGGCCACGCTCAGGTCCCGCGTCAGCGGCAGGTCCTGCGGGAGATAGCCGAGCACACCGTCCACCGAGACCGAGCCCGACGCGGGCTTCAGCACACCGGCGACGAGCTTGAGCAAAGTGGACTTCCCGGCGCCGTTCGGGGCGACCAGCCCGGTGCGCCCGCCGGGCAGGGAGAAGGAGAGCTGGTCGAAGACGGGAGTGTCGTCGGGCCAGGAGAAGGACAGGTTGGTGCAGACGACAGCGGCGTCGGACATGTCGAGACCTCAGGAAGGTGTGGCGGGGTGAGCTACCCCGGAAAAGAGTGCGGTGG
The genomic region above belongs to Amycolatopsis sp. YIM 10 and contains:
- a CDS encoding ABC-F family ATP-binding cassette domain-containing protein produces the protein MSAAPLVARELVRGFGGRRVLDGVSLTAAPGHRIGLIGENGAGKSTLLRLLSGVDEPERGTVVRPPDLGYLHQEMPFDGRATVAEVLDDALADARATLSRLDELSAALDDDDRLDEYAELLEYAQRHDVWDADRRAEIVLAGLGLGAVEHHRTLASLSGGQRGRLALAALLVRRPSALVLDEPTNHLDDEAAAYLEEQLRGLPGTVVVASHDRAFLDAVCTDLLDLDPAVDGPTRFGGNYSAYLAEKHAERQRWERRFAEEQEEIAELRDALGLTTHQVAHNSVKRDNEKMGYGHTAGRVQNQISRRVRNTTRRLEELDRRRVPPPPPPLRFQPGALAEQAPGEVLVALREVHLPGRLTIDRLDVTATERLLVTGANGAGKSTLLGVLAGHAEAAGIRRQDGLRIGLLSQDTEFDRPHLSARAIYASVLGQERAAAVPLLSLGLLGRRDLGKPVADLSAGQRRRLALALLVAEQPQLLLLDEPTNHLSPTLCDELEDALGSGPGAIVVASHDRWLRSRWRGKTLRLGDR
- a CDS encoding Ohr family peroxiredoxin, with product MSEITYTAVATSTAEGRNGGRATSDDGALDVTLAVPAAFGGAGGGTNPEQLFAAGWASCFVGAVRRVATAKQVRPGDLAVVAEVTLHHDTEANEFKLSAALHLEASGIDQATADELVHGAHQICPYSKATRGNVEVSLDATVA
- a CDS encoding alpha/beta fold hydrolase, with the translated sequence MISRRRFTQVLAAGAAGVAAGSLAACSPETPAAAPGPDLRAGEGRNTSLGPIKQVAAGVLSTAYAEFGPSTGQPVVLVHGWPYDGHSYADVAPLLAAQGYRVLIPFLRGYGATAFLSADTVRNGQQSAIAADVVAFMDALGIGKAVLGGFDWGARTVAIIAALWPERCKALVSVSGYIITNLQANKQPLPPAAELGWWYQYYFATERGVLGYRRNTREFNKLIWQKASPQWTFDDATYDRSAAAFDNPDHVDIVIHNYRWRLGLAQGEARYDAYEQKLATSPSIAVPTITIGSDFDGAAADGKAYRGKFTGKYEHRIFAGIGHNVPQEAPEPFTKAIVDADRL
- the abc-f gene encoding ribosomal protection-like ABC-F family protein, translated to MSDAAVVCTNLSFSWPDDTPVFDQLSFSLPGGRTGLVAPNGAGKSTLLKLVAGVLKPASGSVSVDGVLGYLPQDLPLTRDLSVAEVLGIAPVLRALEAIESGDTGEEHFTTIGTDWDVEERTRAQLARLGLGELALDRRLDTLSGGQIVSLGLAAQLLKRPDVLLLDEPTNNLDVEARHKLYEVLADWHGCLLVVSHDRELLDRMDRIAELDRGEIRFYGGNFTEYEQAVQAAREVAEKNIRNAEQEVKREKREMQQARERAARRASNASRNLGNAGLPKIFAGTMKRNAQESAAKADGTHGARLDAAKAKLDQAERSLREDQKIALQLPRTAVPAGRTLFLGEGLTVRELFAGDGVDLAIRGPERIALTGANGSGKSTLLRIVQGELEPDGGRVRRSDGRIAYLSQRLDLLDPDRTVAENLADAAPAMLPADRMNLLARFLFRGQRTQLPVGVLSGGERLRATLACVLFAEPAPQLLLLDEPTNNLDLVSAGQLESALNAYQGAFVVVSHDERFLANIGIQRRLRLEGGRLAEA